A genomic segment from Dermacentor silvarum isolate Dsil-2018 chromosome 11, BIME_Dsil_1.4, whole genome shotgun sequence encodes:
- the LOC119433506 gene encoding A disintegrin and metalloproteinase with thrombospondin motifs adt-2-like, with protein MATSEARSARPVVHLPPSITLALLAISAALQLLLLDGVSADQEPEIPDEHARVAIRPEILSLRTGERRLYVPLRRKRAAVESLAGAAVSPANCTFEGIVYEQGVSGTGRAVVIACPGDKEVHAMIITAQGEAITVAPNQNRGSGVTDGSEDEGRHVVRRVPSTSKLLTSWSKLSTRRRRATASNERAIELAVFVDDALRNRNPNENELHKRLIAMLEQIQLILEYRSLGTPIGLDIVHLEVLDSRTGPSTAGGEIDDYLDNFCTWQCRRNQQAASQGRGQWDHAILMTGLDLHSGNNDNVIGLAFVGGMCQCRFSCTIIQAESFQAALEAAHEMGHNLGMEHDGTGNRCDPSRFIMSPSTGPGKTSWSACSRQYLDDFLARRTSSCLASKTSRPVEKLSEDPLPGQVFPADDQCKLALGTKYSAYTSSRSPFNDVCQELWCQEGQWASSAHPALDGTTCATGKYCREGSCVVAGQDGGNGATSKTATRSTRTTTTTTPRPRRRNPGLFFPDVTNIWDRWFGRGISRWF; from the exons ATGGCAACTAGTGAAGCACGTTCAGCCCGCCCCGTCGTCCATTTGCCACCGAGTATAACGTTAGCTTTGTTGGCCATCAGCGCGGCACTGCAGTTACTTCTCTTGGATGGAGTGTCCGCTGATCAG GAACCAGAAATCCCTGACGAGCACGCCCGAGTGGCCATCAGGCCAGAAATTCTGTCACTGCGCACCGGAGAGCGCAGGTTGTACGTGCCGCTTCGCCGCAAGCGGGCCGCGGTCGAATCACTCGCCGGAGCTGCAGTGTCGCCGGCCAACTGCACCTTCGAAGGCATCGTCTACGAGCAGGGTGTCAGCGGTACTGGCAGGGCGGTGGTGATCGCGTGTCCCGGCGACAAAGAAGTGCACGCTATGATTATCACGGCTCAGGGCGAGGCGATCACCGTGGCGCCCAACCAGAACCGCGGTAGTGGCGTCACCGACGGGAGCGAAGACGAAGGAAGACACGTGGTGCGCCGTGTGCCCTCAACGTCCAAGTTGCTGACTTCTTGGAGCAAGCTGTCCACCAGAAGACGCAG AGCTACTGCTTCCAATGAGCGTGCCATCGAGCTGGCGGTGTTCGTGGATGACGCTCTCAGGAATAGAAATCCCAACGAGAACGAGCTGCACAAGCGCCTAATAGCCATGCTCGAACAG ATCCAGCTTATCCTGGAGTACAGGTCACTGGGAACACCGATCGGGCTGGATATCGTCCACCTTGAAGTTCTCGACTCGAGG ACTGGTCCTAGCACGGCTGGCGGTGAGATCGACGACTACTTGGACAACTTCTGCACGTGGCAGTGCAGACGAAACCAGCAAGCGGCCAGCCAAGGACGTGGACAGTGGGACCACGCGATACTGATGACCGGACTCGACCTACACAGT GGCAACAACGACAACGTGATAGGCCTGGCGTTTGTGGGAGGCATGTGCCAGTGCCGCTTCAGCTGCACCATCATCCAGGCTGAGAGCTTCCAGGCGGCCCTGGAGGCGGCACACGAGATGGGACATAATCTGGGTATGGAGCATGACGGCACCGGAAACCGATGCGACCCGAGCCGCTTCATCATGTCACCTAGCACTGGCCCTGGAAAGACCAGCTGGTCCGCCTGCTCGAGACAGTACCTCGACGACTTTCTGGC GAGGCGGACGTCGTCGTGCCTGGCGTCTAAGACCAGTCGGCCAGTTGAAAAGTTGAGCGAGGACCCGCTCCCTGGCCAGGTGTTTCCGGCGGACGACCAGTGCAAGCTGGCGCTGGGGACGAAGTACAGCGCGTACACTTCGTCCAGAAGCCCCTTCAAT GACGTGTGCCAAGAACTGTGGTGCCAGGAAGGGCAGTGGGCTAGTTCGGCGCACCCCGCTTTGGATGGTACAACCTGTGCCACTGGAAAG TACTGCCGCGAGGGCTCGTGCGTGGTGGCAGGTCAAGATGGCGGCAACGGCGCAACGTCGAAAACGGCCACCCGAAGCACTAggactaccaccaccaccaccccaagACCGAGGCGACGCAACCCTGGCCTCTTCTTCCCTGACGTCACGAACATTTGGGACCGCTGGTTCGGTCGCGGGATTTCTAGGTGGTTCTGA